GCTGAATCGCACCCCTTCCGATATTGAAATGCTGTTGAATCTCACCTCACGGCTGTTGGGAACCATGACGGATGAAATCGGTGTGGCCATGGCTCCGGTGTTTATGAAAGGCGTTGTGAATGATATTCAGCTCCTTGAATTGTCAGGAGACCGGCTTCTCTTAGTTTTTCAGATTGAAAACGGACTGGTGAAGACGGTTATGGTGGAAACACGTCAGGTATTGAATAAATCCCGGTTACATTTTATCCAGTCCTTGTTTAAGGAACTTTTCGTGGGTGTTAACCTCTACACCATGAAACGGAAGCTGGAACGGATTCTGAATGATATTCCCAAAGGCGAGCGGGGACTGGTGGAACTGATTTGCGATCAGATTGAACAGCAGATGATGCCCCGGATCCATACCAGTGAAAATTACTCTTTCCTGGCAAAACCGGAATTCCGGGAACCTGCGAAATCTGCCGTCGTGCACCTGTTGATGACAGACGGGTGGATGTTCAGACTCCGGGAAAAAATTTCAGGCACAATTCAGACAAACTCTCTGACACTCCTGACAGGTGACGATATCGATTTTGTATCCGGTACAAACTGCAGTGTGCTGATGTCCGGCTTTACACTGGGGAATCTGGAAGGCACCCTCGCTGTTGTCGGTCCTTCCAGAATGGATTACGATTTTATCGTTCCCCTGTTGGGATTTGTCCGCCGTAAAATCAACGAGAAAATCAATAACATTAAGGAAGGTATATAGGATACTCTTTATGAAAAAAGATGAGACCGTAAAAGACACTCAAGATCATGAGATATTGGATAAGGAAAAATCCCGTGATGTGAACAAAGGGGAAACAAAATCCAAAGAAAAAGAGAAACGGGAAAAAACTGAGGAAAAATCCAAAAAGAAAGAAGAGACAAAACAACCTGAAGCGGAAGGGATTGAACCGGTTGAGGAGAAAGAGACAGATCCTTTACAGGTGCTGATGGATCAGCTTGCTCAGACAGAAGAGCAGAAGAAGGATGTGGAAGATAAATTTGTCCGCCTGGTTGCGGAGTTTGACAATTATAAAAAGCGCATGACCCGGGATTTTGACAGACAATCGGAAATGGTCCGGGAAAAGATACTTCTCAGTCTGTTGCCGGTTATGGATGATCTGGACCGGCTTCTACAGCACGAAGGCGAAAATGGGACAGTCTCGCTGGAAGGGATTAAACTCATACGTAACAATTTTGAACGGATATTGAACAGTTATGGTGTCAAAGCTTTTGAGTCAGTTGGACAACCCTTTGATCCTGAAAAGCATGATGCCATGATGACCCGTGAAAGTAAAGAGCACGATGTCCCGACTGTAATTGAAGAATTCGAAAAGGGATATGAAATAAACAATAAGGTCCTTCGGCATGCCCGTGTTGTGGTAAGTGCCGCGGAATAAAAATATGGCAAAAAATTATTATGACATACTGGGCGTCAGTAAAGATGCCACACAGGAAGAACTGAAAAAAGCATATCGTAAAATTGCCCTGAAATACCATCCGGATAAGAATCCGGGTAATAAGGAAGCGGAAGAGAAATTCAAGGAAGCCGCGGAAGCCTATGCGGTTTTATCCGATAAAGAGAAAAGGGCCCGGTATGATCAATATGGTGAAGACGGGTTGAAAAATTCCGGATTTAGCGGATTTGGCGGTGGAGGCATGTCCATGGAGGATATTTTCTCCCAGTTCAGCGATATCTTCGGTGGAGCTTTTGGGGGGAGTCCCTTCAGTGACTTTTTCGGCGGAGGATCACGTCAGCGCGTTAGGAAAGGTTCGGATCTCCGGGTACGGATTTCCCTGACACTGGAAGAGATTTATAAAGGGACAAAAAAAAGTATCAAAGTCCGCCATTATGAGGAGTGTCCCGTCTGTCACGGCTCCGGGGCCGAACCGGGATATGGCAGCAGTACCTGTTCCCTGTGTCATGGAAGCGGTGAAATTCGCGAACGGGTTGGTTCTTTTCTGGGGCAGATGGTAAATATCCGGCCTTGCCCCAATTGCCACGGTGAAGGTACGGTCATTGATAAGCCCTGCCGGAACTGTCGCGGAGATGGCCGGGTAAAAACGGAAAGCAAAGTGGATATTGATATTCCCCAGGGTGTATCCACGGGGAATTACATGACCCTGAAAGGCAAGGGAAATGCAGCGGTAAGGGGAGGAATCCCCGGGGATCTGATTGTTGAATTCTATGAACAGGAACACCCCCTCTTTACCCGTCATGATAATGATATTTATATCAGTATTGTGATTACCTGGCCACAGGCAGTACTTGGGGATAAAATCACCGTTCCCACTCTTTC
This genomic interval from Candidatus Neomarinimicrobiota bacterium contains the following:
- the hrcA gene encoding heat-inducible transcription repressor HrcA, which codes for MARTKELENKVLACVIREYIASAEPVSSRVIVEKYIPTISAATVRNIMVGLENQGVLTHPFTSSGRIPTNRGYKYYVDTLLVSPEPEDSIKHAIHEALNRTPSDIEMLLNLTSRLLGTMTDEIGVAMAPVFMKGVVNDIQLLELSGDRLLLVFQIENGLVKTVMVETRQVLNKSRLHFIQSLFKELFVGVNLYTMKRKLERILNDIPKGERGLVELICDQIEQQMMPRIHTSENYSFLAKPEFREPAKSAVVHLLMTDGWMFRLREKISGTIQTNSLTLLTGDDIDFVSGTNCSVLMSGFTLGNLEGTLAVVGPSRMDYDFIVPLLGFVRRKINEKINNIKEGI
- a CDS encoding nucleotide exchange factor GrpE, with the translated sequence MKKDETVKDTQDHEILDKEKSRDVNKGETKSKEKEKREKTEEKSKKKEETKQPEAEGIEPVEEKETDPLQVLMDQLAQTEEQKKDVEDKFVRLVAEFDNYKKRMTRDFDRQSEMVREKILLSLLPVMDDLDRLLQHEGENGTVSLEGIKLIRNNFERILNSYGVKAFESVGQPFDPEKHDAMMTRESKEHDVPTVIEEFEKGYEINNKVLRHARVVVSAAE
- the dnaJ gene encoding molecular chaperone DnaJ, with translation MAKNYYDILGVSKDATQEELKKAYRKIALKYHPDKNPGNKEAEEKFKEAAEAYAVLSDKEKRARYDQYGEDGLKNSGFSGFGGGGMSMEDIFSQFSDIFGGAFGGSPFSDFFGGGSRQRVRKGSDLRVRISLTLEEIYKGTKKSIKVRHYEECPVCHGSGAEPGYGSSTCSLCHGSGEIRERVGSFLGQMVNIRPCPNCHGEGTVIDKPCRNCRGDGRVKTESKVDIDIPQGVSTGNYMTLKGKGNAAVRGGIPGDLIVEFYEQEHPLFTRHDNDIYISIVITWPQAVLGDKITVPTLSGNVSLKIPPGIRSGKMLRLRKKGMPGLHGGHYGDQLIRIQVETPTDLSKEEKELITRLKDLYRNRKIKIEKYK